Proteins from a genomic interval of Pelomicrobium methylotrophicum:
- the infC gene encoding translation initiation factor IF-3, translated as MTRRIDAIVQEKQHRINGEITAPEIRLIGADGEQIGIVSLATAQQMAEEAELDLVEIAPQAKPPVCRIMDYGKFKYRESKKRHEAKLKQKQIQVKEIKFRPGTDEGDYRIKLRNLIRFLQEGDKAKVTLRFRGREMVHQEIGARLLERVKADLEPYGTVEQFPKMEGRQMVMVLSPKKK; from the coding sequence TTGACTCGGAGGATTGACGCTATCGTTCAAGAGAAACAGCACCGGATCAACGGCGAGATCACCGCGCCCGAGATCCGACTGATCGGTGCTGATGGAGAGCAAATCGGCATCGTAAGCCTGGCCACCGCCCAGCAGATGGCGGAGGAGGCGGAGCTGGACTTGGTGGAAATCGCGCCGCAAGCGAAGCCCCCGGTCTGTCGCATCATGGACTACGGGAAGTTCAAGTACCGGGAGAGCAAGAAGCGACACGAAGCCAAGCTCAAGCAGAAGCAGATCCAGGTCAAGGAGATCAAGTTCCGGCCGGGAACCGACGAGGGTGACTACCGGATCAAGCTGCGCAACCTGATCCGGTTCCTGCAGGAAGGCGACAAGGCCAAGGTGACCCTCCGGTTCCGCGGGCGCGAGATGGTGCACCAGGAAATCGGCGCCAGACTGCTGGAGCGGGTAAAGGCGGACTTGGAGCCGTACGGGACGGTGGAGCAGTTCCCGAAGATGGAAGGGCGGCAGATGGTGATGGTGCTGTCGCCGAAGAAGAAGTGA
- the thrS gene encoding threonine--tRNA ligase — translation MSVVITLPDKSQKTFDQPVTVAEVAAAIGPGLARAALAGRVNGRLVDTSYRIESDAEVAIVTDKDPEGLEILRHSTAHLLAHAVKELFPEAQVTIGPVIENGFYYDFAYKRPFTPEDLQAIEKRMAEIARRDYPVERRVLPREEAIKFFRDQGEEYKARIIEAIPADEEISLYRQDGFADLCRGPHVPSTGKLKVFKLLKVAGAYWRGDARNEMLQRIYGTAWARKEDQEAYLKALEEAERRDHRRLGRSLDLFHTQDEAPGMVFWHPKGWTVWQQVEQYLRRVYVENGYQEVRCPQILDVSLWQRSGHWDNFHENMFFTASENRQYAVKPMNCPGHIQIFNSALRSYRDLPLRYGEFGSCHRNEPSGALHGLMRVRAFTQDDGHIFCTPEQIEPEVVAFHRLALKVYADFGFDDIAIKLALRPEKRLGSDEVWDQAEEALRAALAACGVQWEELPGEGAFYGPKIEYHLKDSIGRSWQCGTMQVDFMMPGRLGAEYVAQDNTRKTPVMLHRAIVGSLERFIGILIEHYAGAFPLWLAPVQAVVMNISEGQLAYAREVGEALRRRGLRVECDLRNEKITYKIREHSLQKVPFQLIVGDKEVAARKVAVRVRGNQDLGAMTLEGFWDLVERELADKGVPNGDCGSRGSQEAARGGPQFF, via the coding sequence ATGTCGGTCGTCATCACGCTGCCCGACAAGTCGCAAAAGACGTTCGACCAGCCGGTGACCGTGGCGGAAGTCGCCGCGGCCATTGGCCCGGGTCTTGCGCGCGCCGCCCTCGCCGGCCGGGTCAACGGGCGGCTGGTGGACACCTCCTACCGTATCGAGTCCGACGCTGAAGTGGCCATCGTCACGGACAAGGACCCCGAGGGGCTGGAGATTCTGCGCCATTCCACGGCCCACCTGCTGGCTCACGCGGTGAAAGAGCTCTTTCCCGAGGCCCAGGTGACCATCGGCCCGGTGATCGAAAACGGCTTCTATTACGACTTCGCCTACAAGCGCCCCTTCACCCCCGAGGACCTGCAGGCCATCGAGAAGAGAATGGCGGAGATCGCCCGACGCGACTACCCGGTGGAGCGCCGGGTGCTGCCCCGCGAAGAGGCGATCAAGTTCTTCCGCGACCAGGGAGAGGAATACAAAGCCCGCATTATCGAGGCGATTCCCGCGGACGAGGAGATCTCCCTGTACCGGCAGGACGGCTTCGCCGACCTGTGCCGCGGGCCCCATGTGCCTTCCACCGGCAAGCTCAAGGTGTTCAAGCTGCTCAAGGTGGCGGGGGCCTACTGGCGGGGCGACGCACGCAACGAAATGCTGCAGCGGATCTACGGGACCGCCTGGGCGCGGAAGGAAGACCAGGAGGCTTATCTCAAGGCGCTGGAGGAGGCCGAACGCCGCGACCACCGCCGGCTTGGTCGCAGCCTCGACCTCTTCCATACCCAGGACGAAGCGCCCGGCATGGTGTTCTGGCACCCCAAGGGATGGACCGTGTGGCAGCAGGTGGAGCAGTACCTGCGCCGGGTGTACGTGGAAAACGGCTATCAGGAAGTGCGCTGCCCGCAGATCCTGGACGTCAGCCTGTGGCAGCGTTCGGGCCACTGGGACAATTTCCACGAGAACATGTTCTTCACCGCGTCCGAAAACCGGCAATACGCGGTGAAGCCGATGAACTGCCCGGGTCATATCCAGATCTTCAACAGTGCGCTACGCAGCTATCGGGACCTGCCGCTGCGCTACGGAGAGTTCGGCTCCTGTCACCGCAACGAGCCTTCCGGCGCGCTGCACGGGCTGATGCGGGTGCGGGCGTTCACCCAGGACGACGGCCACATCTTCTGCACGCCGGAGCAGATCGAGCCCGAGGTGGTGGCGTTTCACCGCTTGGCCCTGAAGGTGTACGCCGATTTCGGATTCGACGACATCGCCATCAAGCTGGCGCTCCGGCCCGAGAAGCGGCTGGGCTCCGACGAAGTCTGGGACCAGGCGGAAGAGGCGTTGCGGGCGGCGCTGGCGGCCTGCGGCGTCCAGTGGGAAGAGCTGCCCGGCGAGGGAGCGTTCTACGGTCCCAAGATCGAATACCACCTCAAGGACTCCATCGGCCGGTCGTGGCAGTGCGGGACGATGCAGGTGGACTTCATGATGCCCGGACGGCTGGGGGCGGAATACGTGGCGCAGGACAACACCCGCAAGACGCCGGTCATGCTGCATCGGGCCATCGTCGGCTCTCTGGAGCGTTTCATCGGCATCCTCATCGAGCACTACGCGGGGGCCTTCCCTCTATGGCTTGCCCCCGTCCAGGCGGTGGTGATGAACATCTCCGAGGGACAGCTTGCCTACGCCCGGGAAGTGGGCGAGGCACTCCGGCGGCGGGGCCTGCGCGTCGAGTGCGACTTGAGGAACGAAAAAATAACCTATAAAATCCGCGAACATAGTTTACAGAAAGTGCCGTTCCAGCTCATTGTCGGAGACAAGGAGGTGGCGGCGCGCAAGGTGGCGGTACGCGTGCGGGGAAATCAGGACCTGGGAGCGATGACGCTCGAGGGGTTCTGGGACCTGGTCGAGCGGGAGCTCGCCGATAAGGGCGTACCGAATGGGGACTGTGGCAGCCGTGGGTCTCAGGAAGCGGCACGCGGCGGGCCACAGTTTTTTTGA
- the urtB gene encoding urea ABC transporter permease subunit UrtB, whose protein sequence is MAPQRLQALAFGDSDEKIAAIRDIAAGGDHSALPVLQALENAELHTTPDGRVLIVKDGAVIDAATGGKVEPTPEQLDEVVVNNRIRSELATAIASLKLFSKNRAERLAAAQALQAGADESLLPAISRALAQETDPRIKEKLQLAQAGLQLASPDPATRLSAVRTLAASSDPNTRTLLLALLAKKADGYAEPDPTVRAEAEKSLRAVESRLAMGERAAQVFSGVSLGSILLLAALGLAITYGLMGVINLAHGELIMVGAYATYVVQNLFRSHLPHAFDFYLLCAAPAAFVASALVGIALERSVIRHLYGRPLETLLATWGISLILIQGVRTLFGAQNVQVENPSWMSGGVELMSNVVLPYNRIVIILFAGMVVLLVAALLARTRLGLFIRAVTQNRSMAGCCGVPTARVDTYAFGLGAGIAGLAGCALSQIGNVGPDLGQAYIVDSFMVVVLGGVGQLAGTVYAALGLGVVNKFLEAWQGAVLAKIAVLVFIILFIQKRPQGLFALKGRTAES, encoded by the coding sequence ATGGCGCCGCAACGGCTCCAGGCCCTGGCCTTCGGCGACAGTGACGAGAAGATCGCCGCGATTCGCGACATCGCGGCAGGAGGCGACCACTCGGCGCTGCCGGTGCTCCAGGCCCTGGAAAACGCCGAGCTCCACACGACCCCCGATGGCCGGGTGCTCATCGTCAAAGACGGTGCGGTCATCGACGCGGCCACAGGCGGGAAAGTGGAGCCGACGCCGGAACAGCTCGACGAGGTGGTCGTCAACAACCGGATTCGCAGCGAACTGGCGACCGCCATCGCCAGCCTTAAGCTGTTTTCCAAAAACCGCGCCGAGCGCCTGGCGGCGGCACAGGCGCTGCAAGCCGGCGCGGACGAATCGCTGCTGCCGGCGATCTCCCGGGCCCTCGCCCAGGAGACCGACCCCCGGATCAAAGAAAAGCTGCAACTGGCCCAGGCCGGACTGCAGCTGGCCAGCCCCGATCCGGCCACCCGCCTCTCCGCCGTCAGGACGCTTGCCGCCAGCAGCGATCCCAACACCCGGACGCTGCTGCTCGCTTTGCTGGCGAAAAAAGCCGATGGCTACGCCGAGCCCGATCCCACCGTGCGCGCCGAGGCCGAAAAATCCTTGCGGGCGGTGGAGAGCCGGCTGGCGATGGGCGAGCGGGCGGCCCAGGTCTTCAGCGGTGTGAGCCTGGGCAGCATCCTGCTGCTCGCCGCCCTGGGACTTGCCATCACCTACGGCCTCATGGGCGTCATCAACCTGGCCCATGGCGAGCTCATCATGGTGGGCGCCTACGCCACCTACGTGGTGCAGAACCTGTTCCGCAGCCATCTGCCCCATGCGTTCGACTTCTACCTGCTGTGCGCCGCCCCGGCGGCGTTCGTCGCTTCGGCCCTCGTCGGCATCGCATTGGAACGCAGCGTGATCCGCCACCTGTACGGGCGGCCCTTGGAGACGCTGCTCGCCACCTGGGGCATCAGCCTGATCCTGATCCAAGGAGTCCGCACGCTCTTCGGCGCCCAGAACGTCCAGGTCGAGAACCCCTCCTGGATGTCGGGCGGTGTAGAACTGATGAGCAACGTGGTGTTGCCCTATAACCGGATCGTCATCATCCTGTTCGCCGGCATGGTCGTCCTGCTGGTGGCCGCGCTGCTCGCCCGAACCCGCCTCGGTCTGTTCATCCGCGCCGTCACGCAGAATCGGTCCATGGCGGGCTGCTGCGGCGTCCCCACCGCGCGGGTGGACACCTACGCTTTCGGCTTGGGCGCCGGCATCGCCGGGCTCGCGGGGTGCGCCCTTTCCCAGATCGGCAACGTCGGACCCGACCTCGGCCAAGCCTACATTGTGGACTCCTTCATGGTCGTGGTGTTGGGCGGCGTCGGGCAGCTCGCCGGCACGGTCTACGCAGCGCTCGGCCTTGGCGTCGTGAACAAGTTCCTCGAAGCATGGCAAGGCGCCGTGCTGGCCAAGATCGCCGTGCTGGTCTTCATCATCCTGTTCATCCAGAAACGACCCCAGGGCCTGTTTGCCCTGAAAGGGCGGACCGCGGAGAGCTGA
- the rpmI gene encoding 50S ribosomal protein L35, with protein sequence MPKLKTKRSAAKRFKVLGGGGIKRTKSHLRHILTKKSRKRKRNLRGTTMIHPADKALVKSMLPYA encoded by the coding sequence GTGCCCAAGCTCAAGACCAAACGCAGTGCTGCCAAGCGCTTCAAGGTGCTGGGGGGCGGCGGCATCAAGCGCACCAAGTCGCACCTGCGTCATATCCTCACCAAGAAGTCGCGCAAGCGCAAACGCAACTTGCGCGGCACGACGATGATTCATCCGGCCGACAAGGCCCTGGTGAAGAGCATGCTGCCGTACGCGTAA
- the urtD gene encoding urea ABC transporter ATP-binding protein UrtD, translating into MAVDHSAASGSTAFGHVLQPGELDTSHGTILYLENISVSFDGFKALNDLNLVIDAGELRCVIGPNGAGKTTMMDVISGKTRPDKGKAFFGQTIDLTRLTEPEIAQIGIGRKFQKPTVFEQHTVFENLELAIKTDKGVFASLFAELDDAQRDRIAETLRLVQLADQADRPAGLLSHGQKQWLEIGMLLMQEPKLLLLDEPVAGMTDEETERTAELFISLAGRHSLIVVEHDMKFVSRIARKVTVLHEGSVLAEGSMEAVQNDPRVIEVYLGR; encoded by the coding sequence ATGGCCGTTGACCACAGCGCCGCCAGCGGCTCGACCGCCTTCGGTCACGTCCTGCAGCCGGGCGAGCTGGATACCTCCCACGGCACCATCCTCTACCTGGAAAACATCAGCGTCAGCTTCGATGGGTTCAAAGCCCTCAACGACCTCAACCTGGTCATCGACGCGGGAGAGCTGCGATGCGTCATCGGCCCCAACGGCGCCGGCAAGACCACCATGATGGATGTGATCAGCGGCAAGACGCGCCCGGACAAGGGAAAAGCGTTCTTCGGCCAGACCATCGACCTGACACGCCTCACCGAGCCGGAGATCGCCCAGATCGGCATCGGACGCAAGTTCCAAAAGCCCACCGTGTTCGAGCAACATACGGTGTTCGAAAACCTGGAGCTGGCGATAAAAACCGACAAGGGCGTGTTCGCCAGCCTATTCGCCGAGCTGGACGACGCCCAGCGCGACCGCATTGCGGAAACGCTGCGCCTGGTGCAACTGGCCGATCAGGCGGACCGCCCGGCCGGGCTCTTGTCCCACGGCCAGAAGCAGTGGTTGGAAATCGGCATGCTCCTGATGCAGGAGCCCAAGCTGTTGCTGCTGGACGAGCCGGTGGCGGGAATGACGGACGAGGAAACGGAGCGCACCGCAGAGCTGTTCATTTCCCTTGCTGGCCGCCACTCCCTGATCGTGGTGGAGCACGACATGAAGTTCGTCAGCCGCATCGCACGCAAGGTCACCGTGCTGCATGAAGGCAGCGTGCTGGCCGAAGGTTCCATGGAGGCAGTGCAGAACGACCCGCGGGTGATCGAGGTGTATCTTGGACGCTGA
- the rplT gene encoding 50S ribosomal protein L20: protein MPRVKRGVTARARHKKVLAQAKGYRGRRKNVFRVATQAVMKAGQYAYRDRRQRKRQFRALWIARINAAARECGLTYSAFMNGLKKASIEIDRKVLADIAVLDKPAFARIVEQAKASLGA from the coding sequence ATGCCAAGAGTCAAACGTGGAGTCACGGCGCGCGCTCGCCACAAGAAGGTGCTCGCCCAGGCCAAGGGTTACCGTGGCCGCCGCAAGAACGTGTTCCGGGTCGCCACCCAGGCAGTCATGAAAGCGGGGCAGTACGCCTACCGCGACCGCCGCCAGCGCAAGCGCCAGTTCAGGGCCCTGTGGATTGCCCGCATCAACGCCGCAGCCCGGGAATGCGGGCTTACCTACAGTGCGTTCATGAACGGGCTGAAAAAGGCGTCCATTGAGATCGACCGCAAGGTGCTTGCTGACATCGCGGTGCTCGACAAGCCAGCGTTTGCCCGCATCGTGGAGCAGGCCAAGGCGAGCCTCGGCGCCTGA
- the urtE gene encoding urea ABC transporter ATP-binding subunit UrtE: MLSVENLNQFYGGSHILRDVSFEVPPGKVTVLLGRNGVGKTTLLKCLMGVIPAASGTIRFAGQDITRCPSHRRAQAGIGYVPQGREIFPRLTVEENLRMGLASRHPATPLPARIFELFPALKTMLRRRGGDLSGGQQQQLAIGRALAMTPKMLILDEPTEGIQPSLIKDIERAIRTLAESGEMAILLVEQYYDFARSLADQYLVMERGEIVKRGAGADMDRDNVRGYLAV; encoded by the coding sequence ATGCTGAGCGTTGAAAATCTCAACCAGTTCTACGGCGGAAGCCACATCCTGCGCGACGTGAGCTTCGAGGTGCCACCAGGGAAGGTGACGGTGCTGCTGGGCCGCAACGGCGTGGGCAAAACCACCCTGCTCAAGTGCCTGATGGGCGTCATCCCGGCAGCTTCGGGTACCATCCGCTTCGCCGGGCAGGATATCACCCGCTGTCCTTCGCACCGGCGCGCGCAGGCCGGCATCGGATACGTTCCTCAGGGGCGGGAGATTTTTCCCCGACTCACGGTGGAGGAGAACTTACGCATGGGGCTTGCTTCGCGCCATCCGGCAACGCCGCTTCCGGCGCGCATTTTCGAGCTGTTTCCCGCGCTCAAGACCATGCTCAGACGCCGCGGGGGCGACCTCTCCGGCGGCCAACAGCAGCAGCTTGCCATCGGCCGGGCGCTCGCCATGACGCCGAAGATGCTCATCCTGGACGAGCCGACGGAGGGAATCCAACCCTCCCTGATCAAGGACATCGAGCGCGCGATCCGCACGCTCGCCGAAAGCGGTGAAATGGCCATCCTGTTGGTGGAGCAGTACTACGATTTCGCGCGCTCGCTGGCCGACCAGTACCTGGTCATGGAACGCGGCGAAATCGTCAAGCGCGGCGCGGGAGCCGACATGGACCGCGACAACGTGCGCGGCTACCTCGCCGTATAA
- the ureA gene encoding urease subunit gamma has product MELTPREKDKLLVFTAALLAERRKARGLKLNYPEAVAYLSAAIMEGARDGRSVAELMRWGATLLKREDVMEGVAEMIPEIQVEATFPDGTKLVTVHNPIV; this is encoded by the coding sequence ATGGAGCTGACACCGAGAGAGAAAGACAAACTGTTGGTCTTCACGGCAGCGCTTCTGGCCGAGCGGCGCAAGGCCCGGGGACTGAAGCTCAATTACCCGGAAGCGGTCGCTTACCTCAGCGCTGCCATCATGGAAGGCGCTCGCGACGGCCGGAGCGTGGCCGAGCTCATGCGCTGGGGCGCCACCCTGCTCAAGCGCGAGGACGTGATGGAAGGCGTGGCCGAGATGATTCCCGAGATCCAGGTAGAAGCCACTTTCCCCGACGGCACCAAGCTGGTCACCGTCCATAATCCGATCGTTTGA
- a CDS encoding urease accessory protein UreD produces MIPREQVAATGWHGALTLRYDRDGPRTRLVERAHSGPLAVQKPFYPEGEAVCHTVPLHPPAGLAGGDRLDLCVQLMSGAHALLTTPGANKWYRSAGPEAAQRLRFDVEDDATLEWLPQETIVFDQARAVMHCDVHLKERSRYIGWEILCLGRTARGERFSRGTVKLSTRLWRNGRPLWLEQGILAGGGPVLTSPAGLAGQPVCGTLLAIADHIPPELLERCRDVAPAQSCAGGITALPGLLVARFLGPSGQAARRYFGQLWALIRPALCGRAACPPRIWNT; encoded by the coding sequence ATGATTCCCCGCGAGCAGGTTGCCGCCACGGGATGGCATGGAGCGCTCACGTTGCGCTACGACAGGGATGGCCCGCGCACGCGGCTGGTGGAGCGCGCCCACTCGGGTCCCTTGGCGGTCCAGAAGCCGTTCTACCCGGAAGGAGAAGCCGTCTGCCACACAGTGCCACTGCACCCGCCCGCAGGACTGGCTGGAGGCGACCGGCTGGATCTTTGTGTCCAGCTAATGTCGGGCGCTCATGCGCTCCTCACCACCCCCGGAGCCAACAAGTGGTACCGTTCCGCGGGTCCAGAAGCGGCTCAGCGGCTGCGCTTCGACGTGGAAGATGATGCAACGCTGGAATGGCTGCCCCAAGAGACCATTGTGTTCGATCAAGCGCGTGCTGTCATGCATTGCGACGTGCATCTAAAGGAGCGCAGCCGCTACATCGGCTGGGAGATCCTGTGCCTGGGACGCACGGCGCGAGGCGAGCGTTTCTCCCGCGGCACCGTGAAGCTCAGCACCCGGCTGTGGCGCAACGGGCGACCCTTGTGGCTGGAACAAGGAATTCTGGCGGGTGGCGGACCGGTATTGACATCGCCGGCGGGCCTCGCCGGCCAGCCGGTCTGCGGCACGCTGCTCGCGATCGCCGATCACATCCCCCCGGAGCTGCTGGAGCGCTGCCGAGACGTGGCGCCGGCACAAAGCTGCGCAGGCGGCATCACCGCGCTCCCGGGGCTGCTGGTGGCGCGCTTTCTCGGCCCGAGCGGGCAGGCTGCGCGCCGGTATTTCGGCCAGTTGTGGGCATTGATCCGCCCGGCTCTGTGCGGGCGGGCGGCGTGTCCGCCGCGGATCTGGAACACTTGA
- the urtA gene encoding urea ABC transporter substrate-binding protein — translation MNRKQFLKTALGLAAALWWAAPLQAAETIKVGILHSLSGTMAISETVLKDVALMTIEEINAKGGVLGKKLEPVVVDPASNWPLFAEKARQLLTQDKVAVVFGCWTSVSRKSVLPVFEELNGLLFYPVQYEGEELSYNVFYTGAAPNQQAIPAVEYLMSKEGGGAKRFFLLGTDYVYPRTTNKILRAFLKSKGVKESDIEEVYTPFGHTDYQTIVGNIKKFAQGGKTAVISTINGDSNVPFYKELGNQGLKATDVPVVAFSVGEEELRGVDTKPLVGHLAAWNYFMSLKNPTNEEFIKKWAAYAKAKNLPGHRDKPITNDPMEATYIGIHMWKQAVEKARTTDVDKVIAAMAGQTFKAPSGFTVKMDEKNHHLHKPVFIGEVRADGQFNVVWKSKGLVKAQPWSPYIPGNDKKKDEPEKK, via the coding sequence ATGAACCGGAAGCAATTCTTGAAAACGGCGCTCGGCCTGGCGGCTGCCCTCTGGTGGGCTGCGCCCCTGCAGGCTGCCGAGACCATCAAGGTAGGAATCCTGCACTCGCTCTCGGGCACCATGGCCATCAGCGAGACGGTGCTGAAGGACGTCGCCCTGATGACCATCGAGGAAATCAACGCCAAGGGCGGGGTCTTGGGCAAAAAACTGGAGCCCGTGGTGGTGGACCCGGCCTCCAACTGGCCCCTGTTCGCCGAGAAAGCGCGCCAGCTCCTTACCCAGGACAAGGTGGCCGTCGTCTTCGGCTGCTGGACCTCGGTATCACGCAAATCCGTGCTGCCCGTGTTCGAAGAGCTCAACGGGCTGCTTTTCTATCCCGTCCAGTACGAGGGCGAGGAGCTGTCCTACAACGTCTTCTACACCGGGGCCGCTCCTAACCAGCAGGCGATTCCCGCGGTCGAATACCTGATGAGCAAGGAAGGCGGCGGTGCCAAACGCTTCTTCCTCCTTGGCACGGATTACGTGTATCCCCGCACCACCAACAAGATCCTGCGCGCCTTCCTCAAGTCGAAAGGGGTCAAGGAGTCGGACATCGAGGAAGTCTACACGCCGTTCGGGCACACCGACTACCAGACCATCGTCGGCAACATCAAGAAGTTCGCCCAGGGCGGAAAGACGGCGGTGATCTCCACGATCAATGGCGACTCCAACGTGCCGTTTTACAAGGAACTCGGCAACCAGGGCTTGAAGGCCACCGACGTGCCGGTGGTGGCGTTCTCGGTCGGGGAGGAAGAGCTGCGGGGCGTCGACACCAAGCCGCTGGTGGGTCACCTGGCGGCGTGGAACTACTTCATGTCGCTCAAGAATCCGACCAACGAGGAATTCATCAAGAAATGGGCGGCGTACGCCAAGGCGAAAAACCTGCCCGGCCACCGGGACAAACCCATCACCAACGATCCGATGGAGGCCACCTACATCGGCATCCACATGTGGAAGCAGGCGGTGGAAAAGGCCAGGACGACCGATGTCGATAAAGTCATCGCCGCCATGGCGGGCCAGACCTTCAAGGCCCCTTCCGGCTTCACCGTGAAAATGGACGAAAAAAACCACCACCTGCATAAGCCGGTGTTCATCGGCGAAGTGCGGGCGGACGGCCAATTCAACGTGGTGTGGAAAAGCAAGGGCCTCGTCAAGGCCCAGCCGTGGAGCCCCTACATCCCCGGCAACGATAAGAAGAAAGACGAACCGGAGAAGAAGTAA
- the urtC gene encoding urea ABC transporter permease subunit UrtC has product MRTPFCVRLGRLYGPAGWTSVALAAAILLVLFPILNLAVPAGSPLHIPDYLVTLIGKIMCYAMVALALDLIWGYAGILSLGHGLFFALGGYAMGMYLMRQIGRDGHYQSDLPDFMVFLDWKELPWHWWNTDQFWYAALLVVLVPGLLAFVFGYFAFRSRIKGVYFSIITQALTFAAMLLFFRNETGFGGNNGFTDFKRILGFPIATPETRMALFMVTGAALLLTLIAARFIVTSKLGRVLTAIRDAESRIMFFGYNPLHYKLFIWTLSAVICGIAGALYVPQVGIINPSEMSPANSIEIAIWVAVGGRGTLIGAVVGAGIVNGAKSWFTVTFPEFWLYFLGLLFIAVTLFMPRGIVGLVQQLVARKP; this is encoded by the coding sequence ATGCGCACGCCCTTCTGCGTCCGCCTGGGGCGTCTCTACGGTCCGGCCGGCTGGACCTCGGTAGCGCTCGCCGCCGCTATCTTGCTGGTCCTGTTCCCGATCCTCAACCTGGCAGTGCCCGCCGGAAGTCCGCTGCACATCCCAGACTACCTCGTGACGCTTATCGGCAAAATCATGTGCTACGCCATGGTCGCGCTCGCCCTGGACCTCATCTGGGGCTACGCCGGCATCCTGAGTCTGGGCCACGGCCTCTTTTTCGCCCTCGGCGGCTACGCCATGGGCATGTATCTCATGCGTCAGATCGGCCGCGACGGCCATTACCAAAGCGATCTCCCAGACTTCATGGTCTTCCTGGACTGGAAAGAGCTTCCCTGGCACTGGTGGAACACTGACCAGTTCTGGTACGCGGCGCTGCTCGTGGTGCTGGTGCCAGGACTGCTCGCCTTTGTATTCGGCTATTTCGCGTTTCGCTCCCGCATCAAGGGCGTGTACTTTTCCATCATCACCCAGGCCCTCACCTTCGCCGCCATGCTGCTGTTCTTCCGCAACGAGACCGGCTTCGGGGGCAATAACGGATTCACCGATTTCAAGCGCATCCTCGGCTTTCCCATCGCGACCCCCGAAACCCGTATGGCGCTGTTCATGGTCACCGGAGCCGCGCTCCTTTTGACGCTGATCGCCGCGCGCTTCATCGTCACTTCCAAGCTGGGTCGGGTGCTGACCGCCATCCGCGACGCCGAGAGCCGGATCATGTTCTTCGGCTACAACCCTTTGCACTACAAGCTGTTCATCTGGACGCTCTCCGCCGTCATCTGCGGCATCGCCGGGGCCTTGTACGTGCCGCAGGTGGGCATCATCAACCCCAGCGAGATGTCGCCCGCCAACTCGATCGAGATCGCCATCTGGGTTGCCGTCGGCGGCCGCGGAACGCTCATCGGCGCGGTCGTGGGCGCCGGCATCGTCAACGGGGCGAAGAGTTGGTTCACGGTGACGTTCCCCGAGTTCTGGCTCTATTTCCTAGGGCTTCTGTTCATCGCGGTGACGCTCTTCATGCCGCGCGGAATCGTCGGGCTCGTGCAGCAACTCGTGGCACGCAAACCATGA
- a CDS encoding urease subunit beta: MIPGEIHVQPGEIELNAGRATVTLEVANTGDRPIQVGSHYHFFETNEALRFDRQAAYGFRLNIPAGTAIRFEPGQSRTVELVALGGERKVYGFAGKVMGKLR, encoded by the coding sequence ATGATTCCCGGCGAAATCCACGTGCAGCCCGGTGAAATCGAGTTGAACGCGGGCCGCGCCACGGTCACCCTGGAGGTGGCGAATACTGGCGACCGGCCCATCCAGGTCGGGTCCCATTATCACTTCTTCGAGACCAACGAGGCGCTGAGGTTCGATCGCCAAGCGGCGTACGGCTTCCGGCTGAACATCCCCGCCGGCACCGCAATACGGTTCGAGCCTGGTCAGAGCCGTACCGTGGAGCTGGTGGCCCTGGGCGGTGAGCGGAAAGTGTACGGGTTCGCCGGCAAAGTGATGGGGAAACTGAGATGA